The following coding sequences lie in one Aquabacterium olei genomic window:
- a CDS encoding peptidylprolyl isomerase, with protein sequence MMHHTLRRLARLALAVTCVTAAFAAQAQTVKLVTTQGDIVLQLDAAKAPRTVDNFVQYVKAGHYNGTVFHRVIDGFMIQGGGMTPDLKEKPTRPPIQLESQNGLSNQRGTVAMARTRDPHSATAQFFINVKDNAFLDAARSPDGHGYAVFGKVTQGMDVVDRIRKVRTTQLGMYADVPAEPVIIKQAVIEK encoded by the coding sequence ATGATGCACCACACCCTGCGGCGTCTTGCGCGCCTCGCTCTGGCCGTCACCTGCGTGACCGCCGCATTCGCGGCACAGGCCCAGACCGTGAAGCTGGTCACCACGCAAGGCGACATCGTGCTGCAACTGGACGCTGCCAAGGCCCCACGCACCGTGGACAACTTCGTGCAGTACGTCAAGGCGGGCCACTACAACGGCACGGTCTTCCACCGCGTCATCGACGGCTTCATGATTCAGGGCGGCGGCATGACGCCCGACCTCAAGGAGAAGCCGACCCGCCCCCCCATTCAGCTCGAGAGCCAGAATGGCCTCAGCAACCAGCGCGGCACGGTCGCCATGGCACGTACCCGCGACCCGCACTCTGCCACCGCGCAGTTCTTCATCAATGTGAAGGACAATGCCTTCCTGGACGCCGCACGTTCGCCGGACGGCCACGGCTACGCCGTCTTCGGCAAGGTGACGCAAGGCATGGACGTGGTCGACCGTATCCGCAAGGTCCGCACGACCCAGCTCGGCATGTACGCCGACGTGCCCGCCGAACCCGTGATCATCAAACAAGCCGTCATCGAGAAATAA